The Deltaproteobacteria bacterium DNA window TGGTGACGCCAAATCATGCTACGACGATCCCCCTAACACCACCCGCCAATGGCGGACATTTCGATGGGATACGTATGAAAGTAAAAGCCGCTGTAGCATGGGGTCCAGGACAACCGCTGAGCATCGAAACGGTGGACCTAGAGGGACCAAAGGCGGGCGAAGTGCTGGTGCGGATCGTCGCCACGGGTGTTTGTCACACTGATGCCTATACGCTTTCCGGGGTCGATCCCGAGGGCCTCTTTCCGGTGATCCTTGGCCACGAAGGTGCTGGCGTCGTCGAGGCTGTTGGTGAGGGAGTCACGACGCTCACTAAGGGGGATCATGTGATACCCCTTTACACGCCAGAGTGCGGCACCTGTAAATTCTGCCTGTCTGGCAAAACAAACCTCTGCCAGCGCATCCGCGCCACCCAAGGCCGTGGACTGATGCCCGACGGAACCTCGCGGTTTTCCAAAGATGGCAAGATGATCCACCACTACATGGGGACCTCGACTTTCGCCGAATACACGGTGGTCCCGGAGATCGCACTGGCCAAAATTGATCCGAAGGCACCACTCGACAAGGTTTGCCTACTGGGTTGTGGCGTGACCACCGGCA harbors:
- a CDS encoding S-(hydroxymethyl)glutathione dehydrogenase (catalyzes the formation of S-formylglutathione from S-(hydroxymethyl)glutathione; also catalyzes the formation of aldehyde or ketone from alcohols); translated protein: MKVKAAVAWGPGQPLSIETVDLEGPKAGEVLVRIVATGVCHTDAYTLSGVDPEGLFPVILGHEGAGVVEAVGEGVTTLTKGDHVIPLYTPECGTCKFCLSGKTNLCQRIRATQGRGLMPDGTSRFSKDGKMIHHYMGTSTFAEYTVVPEIALAKIDPKAPLDKVCLLGCGVTTG